The nucleotide window GACAGATCTGGACGAAAACCTGCCGGCAGGGATGTGCTATACTTCTGCAACAACGGGTATGCCAAAAGGTGTCGTCTATACACACCGAAGCATCGTGCTTCATAGCCTGGCACTTGGCCTTGCAGAATCCTTTGCAATTAAAGAAAGTGACACTGCCCTCCCTGTTGTGCCGATGTTCCATGTAAATGCATGGGGCTTCCCATTTGCTGCATTGAATTTCGGCTCCAATATCGTATTGCCAGGACCGATGATGACACCAAGTTTAATACTCGACTTGGTTGAACAAGAAAAGGTGACAATTACAGCAGGTGTTCCAACAATTTGGCTTGGCGCACTCGCTGAGCAGGAAAAAAATCCGCGTGACCTTTCTTCTGTCCGTTTAATTATTTCAGGTGGTTCGGCATCACCAAAAGGATTAATTCAGGCTTACAATGAAAAACTTGGTGTCCCGTACATCAACGCCTACGGTATGACAGAAACGTCACCGCTTGTAAGTATGTCGTATTTAACAAGCGATATGAACGACTACACAGAAGATGAACAGTTAAATATCCGTGTTTCACAAGGGTTGACGGTTTCGCTGATTGAAACAGAAGTGGTGAATGAAAATGGCCCGGTTCCATGGGATGGAAAAACAATGGGTGAGCTGCGTGTCCGCGGTCCTTGGATAGCCTCTGAATACTACAATGATGAACGGACGAATGAGGCATTCCGGGATGGTTGGCTTTATACAGGTGACATTGCGGTCTATACAAAAGAAGGCTATATCAAGCTTACCGATCGTACGAAAGACCTTATCAAATCCGGCGGGGAATGGATTTCTTCCGTTGATCTGGAAAATGCCCTCATGTCACATCCGGCTGTTTTCGAAGCAGCCGTAATCGCGGTTCCGCATCCGAAGTGGCAGGAACGTCCGTTGGCATGTGTTGTTTTAAAAGAAGGTGCAACGGCATCTAAAGAAGAGCTTATCGAGTCAATCGAACTGGACTTTGCAAAATGGTGGCTTCCGGACGATGTCGTATTTTTAAATGAAATTCCAAAAACTTCTGTCGGCAAATTTTTAAAAGCCACACTGCGAGAACAATTAAAAGACTATAAAGTTCAACTTTAACGAAAGAAAATGTGCACTGAAACGCAAATTCCAGTGCACATTTATTTATTTTTCTTCTTCCTCTTCATCATCAAACTGCTGAGGATCTGAAATACGTTCCGCTTCTTCCAATTGTCCGCCGTCTCGTAAGTTCTCCATTTGCTTCCCGAGAATTTTCAGCTCATCCATCGTATTCGCCATATTCCCGTTAACGATTTCTTCTCTTTTCATACACTATCCCTCCAAATTAATTTAGTATTATTTTTTTCCAATTTTGACTGATTTCTGTCATAAATAAAGTATTCATTCAAATAATTTATGCTATACTGAAAAAAGAGATAATTAAAACATGAGGAGGATTCTTCCATGAAATTACTTTTAATTCTTGGTGTCAGCATATCATTTTTAGTTGCTATTTTCACTGCTGGCTATGACAGCAAACCATTCCCAAAAGAAAGATAATTCCACTAGCTTTCCAGTAAAGGACAATCGTCGAATAGCGATTGTCTTTTTCGTTTGACTTTTCTTGTTGTATATTTTATATTAGTTACATAAAGTAAGTTGATTATAAAAAATAACCATCAAGGGAGTTCATATATTATGGCTACACATTTTCATAAAAAACCTAATCTATACCCAGCTCATGTTCAATTAAAGGTTTCTGACTTAGTACGTTCGATCGAATACTACACAACGATTATCGGCTTTAAAGTATTAAAGCAGACAGAAACGGAAGCATACTTAACAGCAGACGGACAAACAGGCCTAGTATCATTAGTCGAAGTACAAAATGCTCAGCCGCTTAAACAAGGCTTTGCAGGTTTATACCACTTAGCATTACTATTACCCTCCCGCAAGGACTTAGGAAACATCGTACAGCATTTTGTTAACATGAATATTCGTCTCGGTGCTGCAGACCATGATGTTTCAGAAGCGCTTTACTTGAACGATCCGGATGGAAACGGAATCGAAATTTATATCGACCGTCATGAATCGGAATGGACTTGGAATCAGGATGACCAAGTGCATATGGTGACAGAACAGCTTAATTTCCAGCCTATTTTAGCAGCTGCAGACGGCAATTGGAACGGTCTGCCTGCTGACACTGTTATGGGGCATGTACACTTATCCGTAGTAAATCTGGACAAATCGGAACAGTTTTATACAAATGTATTGGATTATAATGTTGTAACACGTTACGGTGCACAGGCACTGTTCGTATCAACTGGTAAATACCATCACCATTTCGGTTTAAACACTTGGAACAGCAACAACGGCCATGCTCCGACAAACGATATGGTCGGCTTAAAATCCTTTACGGTCGTGTTAAAGGATGCACAATATGCTGAAGAAGTAAAACAAAGCCTGACTACTAACGGCTTCATCGTCGATAACTTTGCAGAAGCACCAGCATATGGTGGGACTCAATTATTCTCAACAGTCGATCCAAACGGGTTACGCATCGTATTTACATTAGATGGTGAATAGTATAACTTGATAACCTAAAAGCAAGAGCCCGAAAAATCTTTCGGGCTCTTTTTGAAACTTTCTTTTTTATCCTACGTATATATAATTAATTATAATTAACGGAGGAATTCATTTGTCACTATTTAATAAAGTTTTAGCAAGTGTTGGTATAGGAGCTGCAAAAGTTGATACAAAACTGCACAAATCCACATACACATTGAATGAAAATATTTCAGGTGTTGTCGAAATCATCGGGGGCAGCACAGAACAGCAAATTGATGCAATCTATCTGACACTTCATACAAACTTTATCCGCGAAGTCGATGATAAGAAGATTAAAGATGAAGCGGTGCTGCAAAAATACAAATTAAATGAGCCATTTACAATTCAGGCAGACGAAAAACGCCAGATTCCATTTTCATTCGCCCTGCCCCCTGTTGTTCCGGTAACGACGGGCAACTCGCGTGTATGGATTCAGACGGGCTTGGATATTAAAAATGCGGTAGATCCTAAAGATAAAGACTTTATCGAAATTCAGCCGACACGCCTTGCAAATGGTGTGTTAACAGCCATTCAAAACATGGGTTTCCGGTTGCGTAAAGTAGATAACGAGCAAGCCCCATCTTACTTACGCCGCCAAACACCGATTGTACAGGAATTTGAATTTACACCGACAAACAGCACGTATCGCCGGTATCTAGACGAACTTGAAGTTGTCTTTTTACAGCAATCACCAAACTCAGCCGAGATTTTATTGCAGGTAGACCGACGTGCCCGCGGACTTGGAGGATTTTTATCCGAAGCATTCGATATGGATGAAAGCTTCATCCGCCTCACATTATCCGAACACGACAATATCCAGGCAAAGGTTGAGCAAGTGATTAAAACGAAGATGAAATAAAACAAGGGGGGTGGGACAAAACCCGCCTCAAAATCAAAAGCCGTTCAAATTTTACGATGAGTAAAGTTTGAACGGCTTTATTATTATGTGTCTACTATGTAGTCGTTGTTCTCCGTTACGGCGGACGCTTTCCTGGGGGCACGGCTCGAGCCTGTAGTCTCTCCCACGTGCTTGTCCCCTGGGAGTCGCCGCCTTCACTCCGAACAACTAATTTTTCTTCTATATCAAGTAAATCTCTGCATAATTTCAGGCATGAAAAAAGGACATTCTCTGTTAAAATTTAAGTATCCTACAACCAAATTTCAAACGAAAGAAGTGTCCCTATGTTTAAAGATTATAACATGAATCAAATTATATTACCGCTAGATTTAGAAGTAAAGTTACATAAAAATGATATTGCCTTTTCTATCCATCATTTGGTCGAAAGCATTCCGAACGAAGCTTTCGCTCCTTTTATTCACCATACTGGTTGTCCATCATATCATCCACGTATGATGCTAAAGCTGATTTTATGCGGTTACACACAATCCACTTTTTCAGGAAGAAAAATAGAGGATCTGACAAGAGACAGTATCCGTATGATGTGGCTTGCCCAAGGATATGAACCAAGTTATCGCACTATTAACCGTTTTCGTGTACATCCCAATATGAAGGAACTCATTCGCCAATGTTTTGTACAATTCCGCTGTCAGCTAGTTGAAGAAAAACTCATCGATCAAGAAGCGATTTTTATCGATGGCACAAAGATTGAGGCAAATGCCAATAAGTTCACATTTGTTTGGAAAAAATCAGTGGAAAAACATCATACCAACCTCGTAGAAAAATCAAATAAACTTTACGATGAGTTATTGGAACATCAAATTATTCCTGAAATCAAACGTGAAAGTGATGAGCAGTTATCGATAGAAGAGTTAACTCAAGTAGCACATCACCTAGAAGAAGTAGTCGACGACTATACAAGCAAAATAGAACATTCTGAAGATGTCATTGAGCGAAAAAGATTACGTAGCGAACGAAAAACACCGAAGCAAATCCTCAAACAAGTACATGATTGGATCATAAGAAAGCAGAAATACCAAAAAGATTTTGAAGTGTTTGGCACACGTAACAGTTATTCAAAGACGGATCATGAAGCAACATTTATGCGGATGAAAGATGACTATATGCAAAACGGCCAATTGAAGCCAGGGTATAATGTACAAATCGCTACAGAAGGTCAATATACACTCGCGTACGATGTATTTCCAAATCCAACAGACACGAAAACACTTATTCCATTTCTTAGTCAAATTGAAGAAAATTATTTCGAGTTACCAAAACATATTGTAGCGGATGCCGGATACGGCAGTGAACAGAATTACCATGATATTCTTAACAAACGCAAACGAACTCCACTCATTACATTTAATCAATACTTGAACGAACAGAAGCGAAAATATAAAAATGATCCTTTTAAGACAAGTAATTGGGTGTATGAGAAAGAAAACGATGTCTACATTTGCCCAAATGAAAAGAGATTACGATTCCAATATAACTCTGTTCGTACAGATAAATCGGGTTTCCAACGAGAATTTAAAATCTATGAATGTGAGGAATGTACAGGGTGTCCTTTCCGTACAAAATGTACAAAAGCTGCAGAAGGTAAAAATCGTAGACTCATGATTAATGAGAAATGGGAAAAACAAAAAGAAGAAGTAAGAGTGAAGCTTTCAGAAGAAAAAACGGCTGCCATTTATCGTCGACGTAAAATCGACGTGGAACCAGTTTTTGGATTCTTGAAGGCTAATTTGTGTTTCCGTCGATTTTCTGTTCGTGGAAAATCGAAAGTTACTAACGAAATAGGTTTGGCATTAATGGCCACAAATTTAAGGAAGTATGCGGTAAGAGGATAACACCTCTTCCAATATTTTCTTTATAAAACGCAAAAAAGAGAAATTGCATTGTGCAATTTCTCTTTTTGCGTAAACTGGAACTAATTCTGTCCCAACCCCCTTGTTGTTATTTTAACCCCGGGTAGTTTTGCTGTCTTAGTACTTCGTAAATAACGATTGCCGCTGTGTTTGATAAATTCAAAGAGCGGATATGGTCACTTTGCGGGATGCGCAGACACATATCGGCACGCTCTTTTGCAAATTCCTTTGGCAGGCCTGTCGTTTCTCTTCCGAACATAAAATACAGGTCCCGTTCTGAATTGCTGAAATCATGTGTCGTAAACGGCTCATCACTATATGTCTCAATTAAATACACATCGCCATCTTTACTGTACTCGATAAAATCCTCTAATGAATCATGGTAAACGACATTCACATGTTCCCAATAATCCAATCCGGCGCGCTTCAGCATTTTGTCATCTGTTGAAAAGCCCAATGGACGGATTAAATGTAATGATGTATTCGTTCCAGCACATGTGCGGGCAATGTTGCCTGTATTTGCTGGAATTTCTGGTTGATATAATACGATATGGTTTGGCACTTCTCGATCCTTCTCTCTTAATGATTTAACATTGCCAGCCCTTTTTCAATCTCGGCCAGCACTTCTTCATCCTGCTCTGTTTTTCTGGCAGTCAGTAAAATATCCTCTGCCTCATCTGTTCCGATTTTTCCGATTGCCCATGCAGCCGTCCCTCTTAATACGGGGCGTTCATCTTTTTGCAGCACTTGAACTAAGTCTGGCATGGCCGCTTCTTCTTTGAAGTGGGCAAGCGCTAAAATGGCGTTGCGCTGAATCGGCTTTTTACCGCGCCATGAGCCGGATACCTGTCCAAACTTCGCTTTAAATTCCTTATTGGAAATCGATAGAAGCGGCTGAAGTAACGGTTTTGCGATTTCAGGATCCGGTGTGAATTCATCATGAATCCAGTTCAGCTTCCCTTTATTCTTCGGACACACGGTCTGGCACGTATCACAGCCGTACAAACGGTTTCCGATTTTGGCACGAAACTCATCCGGCAAAAACCCTTTCGTCTGAGTTAAAAAGGCAATGCAACGCTGTGAATTCAATTGCCCCGGTGCGACGATCGCTCCTGTTGGACATACATCGATACATAATGTACAGTCACCGCATTCATCTTCCATCGGTGTATCAGGAGCAAACGGGATGTTCGTAATAATTTCCCCTAAATAGACGTACGAACCAAATTCAGGTGTAATAATAGAGCAATTTTTGGCGCTCCAGCCGATTCCTGCCCGTTCGGCAACCGCACGATCCACCAGTTCCCCGGTATCGACCATTGATTTCACCTTTACATTCGGCACACGTTCCTGCAGCCAGGCTTCAATAAGCTGCAGACGTTCACGGACTGCCGTGTGATAATCAATCCCCCATGAAGCACGGCAAAAGATGCCGCGACGCTCCCCTTTTTTCCCTTGTGGGGCATCTTGCATTCGGGAAGGATACGCAATGGCAATCGCAATAATACTTTCTGCTTCATCTAATAATTTTAAAGGCTCTGTCCGCAGCTCTATATTTGCTTCTTCAAAGCCCGATTGGTATGCTAATTGTTGCTGACGACGCAGACGATTCTTCAATTCATGAAACGGAGCAGCGGTCGTAAATCCGATTTTATCAACACCAATGGATGCTGCATATTTCACTAAATCTTCTTGAAGTTGATGAACTTTCATTTCACATGCTCCTTTCAAATGATACAATAAATATAAATTTATTTCGTATTACATAATTTAGTATTTTTCCCATTAAAAACAATGTAAGAAGGTGTTCTACATGAATATTTCAATAAATGAAGCTCTTTTTTCTGTAAATGAACAATTAAAAATTGGCCTCATCCATTATAGCAAAATTATCGTTGAAGAATCTCCTCAAATGATTAAAGGACGCACACAACTTTATCAGGAAAATCTGTATTTGGAATTACAGGAAAAACCTGTGACAGAACGACCTGGCATTAAAGAGTGGCGCCAGCTTTGGAAGGCTTTCGGCGGTGATCCGAACCGGTACCGTCACTCTGCGGAAAGTTTAATGCGACGTATCGCTAAACAGCAATATTTAGCACCGTTCCATTCGGCTGTTGATTTAAACAACTTCTTCTCACTGCAATTCGAGATTCCTGTTGGTATCTATGATTTAAATGCTATTGAAGGCGATGTGGAAATCGAAGTAGGCAATGAGACAACAAGCTATGAAGGGATTAACGGACGCTTCAATTCATTGGAGAATATCATCCATTCAAAAGATGCGCTCGGCCCATTCGGCAGCCCCTTTGTTGATTCAAAAAGAACGGCCGTAACAGAAGCTACGACAAATGCGCTGCAAATCTTTTATTTACGCCCTTCCTTAAGTGAAGAAGAAGCAACTAAACTATTGAGCAGTGCAGGGAACATGTTTACACAAATTAGCGGTGGCGAATATGAAGTACATATTCTAGCAAAGGAAAATTCAAAAGTTCAATTTTAAGGAGTGGAATCATTTGAGTATTAACTTAGCTGAGGCAGTAAAATTAAAAAGTATAATAACGAAGAGAATTCAGGAACGCACAATACAAGTACATTCATTAACACATGTCATCATTGAAAAAGGCGAACAGCCAAAAACCCCTGACTATTCTCTTGAAATGCTTGAAGCTGAGCTAAAAGAGCTTCGCTATGATTCACGTAAGCTTGATGCCCTTATCTACCGTGCGAACATCGACAATACGGTTGTATTTAAAGATGAGGAAATGCCCATTGTCGAAGCGATTGAACTGGCCAGCCAATTGCGCGCAGAAGCACAATTTTGTAAAAATCTTGGTTCTGAAGAGAAAGAAGCTTTTTACCATAATTCCGGTGATGCAATGCTTTACCGCGTGGCGTTGTACGATCCAATGACATATCGGAACCGCGCAAACGAGCTTGAAAAGGAAGCACATCGCCTTTCCAATTTAATTAATGCCAAAAACTATCAAGTTGAAATCGACTTTGACGACAGCAATTATTTCTAAACCTGGGGCGGTGAGACTCCAAACTAGGTAATAACGAGCGATTTATGCTTCGGCATTTCCAACAACTAGTCAAACCAATCACTCTTTACCGTTTACAATGTTACCTTTCACTCATAACCAACCATAGTAAAGGCAAACACAAACTTTTAGAGTAATTTTGCTCGCTCGTTATTAAAAGACACCTGCTCACATTTGTGAAAAGGTGTCTTTGCTTTTAAAACATATAATTCCTATTCTACACCCGGTAAAATTCTTAATGCCTTTTCATCAGCGTCCAATATTACGTCCACACCTAATGGAATCGCAATATTCGGTTCGCAGTGGCCAATTTTAAACCCGGCCAACACTGGTTTGTTAAACGGCTTCAAATACCCTTCGATTACCTTCAATACATCTTCATAGCTGTATGTATCATCCGACATATTAAAGTCTGCTATAACAAAGCCTGCTGCAAGCTCCAGCTTTCTTGAAAGACGCAGCTGGTTCAGCATTAAATCAATTTGCTCGATTGTTTCCCCTATGTCTTCAAGCAGTAAAATTTTATTGCGCACATCAATTTCAAATTTCGTCCCAAGTGTACTGACAATACGGTTTAAATTTCCGCCTGTCAATTCGCCGCGTACAACTCCCGGCACAACGGTCGTTAATGGTGAAATACTTTCCGTATACTGAATTTCAATCGGTTGGAACAGCTGCTGGAACATCTTTTTAGAAAGAGTATCCAGCTCCCCTTTTGGACTGGACATCATCGGACCATGGAATGTCACTAAATTTGCAAACTCGTTTACTTGAGTATGTAGAGCCGTCACATCGGAAAAGCCCCAAATAATTTTCGGATTGTCCTCGATTAACGGGTAGCTTATTTTATCGATAATTCTTGAAACTCCATAGCCTCCCGTCAATAAAAAGACTGCCTTCACTTCAGGATCAACAATCATCTGATGGAAATCTTTAATCCGCTCCTCATCGGTACCTGCCAGATAGCCTTCATATGCCTGCACCGTATTTCCAAGCTTATATTTTAAACCCAGCTCTTCTAAAAACGCTAATTTATCACCTAATGATTCTATCTTAAGCGGACTGCTTAAATTAACTAAACCTACAGTATCGCCGTGCTGTAATCTTGCTGGTCGAATTTTCATGTTAATGACCTCCTTTTACTTCTGTCGCTATTGTATCATAGCGTTTTATGTAAAGCGCATTGCAAATTCCATGTGGTTGTCCCTATAATAGGTAAAATCATTTTTCCAATATAAGGAGATGTATAATAATGAAATTTCCACCACAGCTACTGCTCATTTTAGCTACTTTATTATGGGGCGGTAACTTTGTAATTGGACGAGCTGTTTCCGGAGATATTCCTCCGATTACACTTGCCTTTTTACGATGGATTGTCGCTTTTCTCGTATTTTTTCCTATTGCTTACCAACGTACGAAAAAAGAATGGCCTGCGCTCAGACAGCATTGGGATGCAGTCATCATTTTAGCACTAACAGGAGTAGCAGCCTTCAATACGCTCGTTTATATCGGTTTACATTATACAACGTCCATCAATGCATCATTAATGAATTCATCAACACCGATTATTATATACATACTGAGCTTCATCTTTTTAAAAGAACGGTTAACAAAATTCCAGTTGACCGGCACGCTGCTGTCATTAGCCGGGGTGCTCTTTATTATATCAGGGGGCTCCTTGCAAAGCCTGCTTTCATTTTCATTCAACAAAGGCGACTTAATCGTAATAATTGCGGTAGTGTGCTGGAGTGTCTATTCATTACTGATTAAAAAATATGCTGGTAAATTGCCTGGGTACTCAACATTTTTAGTGACGATCGCAATCGGAGCTATTATGTTACTCCCATTTGCCCTATATGAACAACTTACAACGTCACAGGCAATCGTATGGAACGCTTCGACAATCGGGGCAATCATATATGTAGGAATCATTGCTTCTATTATTGCCTTTTTAAGCTGGAACACTGGCGTTGTCTCTTTAGGCGCAAATAAAGCCGGTATCTACCTGAACTTTATTCCAGTATTCGCTACAATCTTTGCCGTCCTGTTTTTAAATGAGCAACTCCTTCTTGCCCAAGTAATCGGTGGGATTGCAGTTATTGCAGGGGTATTTATTTCAGCAATAAAATAAAAAGGAGTGCACATTGTATGCACTCCTTTACTTTATTTAACATCTGTATAAATAACGGTTACATCCGGATGATTGTGCAGAGCGCTTGCAGGGAAGTCTTCTGTTACTATCCCACTGCGCAAACGATCAAAGGCCTCTTGTTTTGAAGCACCCGAAATTAACAATACAATCTTTTTGGAACTCAAAATTGTCTTGATGCCCATTGTAATGGCATGTGTCGGCACATCGTCAATGGAATCAAAATAAACTTGGTTCGCTTCACGTGTAGATTGTGCAAGCTCTACAATATTTGTACCTAAATCGAAAGATGTCCCCGGTTCATTAAAACCAATATGTCCATTCACACCAATTCCTAAAAGCTGTATATCAATATTTCCTGCTGCCTTGATCATCGCATCATATTCAGCTGCAGCCTTTTCTAAATTCGTTTTATTGCCTGCTGGTAAATTTATATTTTCACGTTTCATATCAATATGATGAAACAGATGATGATCCATATAATAATGGTAACTCGACTCATTTGCCGGATTAATGCCGATATATTCATCCAGGTTAAAAGATTTCGCCTGTGCAAAAGAGATTTTGCCCTCTTTGTATGCTGCAACCAGTTCTTTGTAAAAGCCTTCCGGAGTCCCTCCCGTAGCTAAACCAAGTACTGTTGCATTATTCTTTTTCAATTGATCTATAAAAATTGTTGCGGCAATTTTACTCATCTCATCATAGTTCGCCGCTTCAATCCATTTCAAATTTGTTGCTACATTCATTTATCCAATTCCCTACTTCCTCATTAAAATAGACATTTATTATTATTTTAATAATATTTTCTTCATTTTATATGCCTTGCATTATAGTGTTCATTCTATAGTAAACTTTTTTAAGAAGCTAGAAAAAAACATCTTATTTCCTATAAAAAGAGCGTGTAATGCCGCAAAATATATATAATTTATGCACCTTCCAAATATAAACGGAGTAAGCGGATGAATATATTGAATAACTTTATTTCACTTTAGGAAGTAGAAAGACCCCTTTTACAATTTTATTATTTATAGAATAATTTTCTTCAGTTAATTTACTGCAATAATTTATTGTTACAGGATTTTTCAAAGGTGAATTGATGAAATAAAAGTTTATACTACATTTAAAATAAGTCACTGAAAGCCAAAAAAACCCTTCAAAGACTATAAAAGCTTTGAAGGGTTTTTTCTGTTGTATTGAACTGATACCGAGTGTGGGACTTGAACCCACACGCCTCGCGGCAACGGATTTTGAGTCCGTCGTGTCTGCCATTCCACCAACTCGGCAAAATAAGGTAAAAAAAAATCGGATTTCCGATTAAGAAAAATATGGAGGCGGCAACCGGATTTGAACCGGTGATAAAGGTGTTGCAGACCTGTGCCTTACCACTTGGCTATGCCGCCATATTTGGAGCGGAAGACGAGGTTCGAACTCGCGACCCCCACCTTGGCAAGGTGGTGTTCTACCACTGAACTACTTCCGCAAATAAAAAAATGGCTGGGGTACCTGGATTCGAACCAGGGCATGACGGAATCAAAATCCGTTGCCTTACCGCTTGGCTATACCCCAATATTCAAAATTTAATATAAAATGGGGCGACTGATGGGAATCGAACCCACGAATGCCTGAACCACAATCAGGTGCGTTAACCACTTCGCCACAACCGCCATTATAATATAATTTTAATACTTAAACCTAAATAAAAATGGGGCGACTGATGGGAATCGAACCCACGAATGCCTGAACCACAATCAGGTGCGTTAACCACTTCGCCACAACCGCCACTATATTATTTTAAGTAATTTTAAGTTATTTGGCAGGGGCAGTAGGAATCGAACCCACACTGACGGTTTTGGAGACCGTAGTTCTACCTTTAAACTATGCCCCTATCAAAAGGATGGTGGAGGGGGACGGATTCGAACCGCCGAACCCTAAGGAGCGGATTTACAGTCCGCCGCGTTTAGCCACTTCGCTACCCCTCCAGGTAATGGTGCCGGCGAAAGGAGTCGAACCCTCGACCTACTGATTACAAGTCAGTTGCTCTACCAACTGAGCTACACCGGCAAAAATATGGTGGGTTTGGACGGAATCGAACCGCCGACACTTAGAGCTTCAATCTAATGCTCTACCAACTGAGCTACAAACCCACAATTTAATGTTTTAAAAATGGCGGTCCCGACCGGGATCGAACCGGCGATCTCCTGCGTGACAGGCAGGCATGTTAACCGCTACACCACGGGACCATTTGGTTGCGGGGGCAGGACTTGAACCTGCGACCTTCGGGTTATGAGCCCGACGAGCTACCACTGCTCCACCCCGCGATAATATTATTTGTTTAATGGTGGAG belongs to Solibacillus sp. FSL W7-1436 and includes:
- a CDS encoding DMT family transporter; protein product: MKFPPQLLLILATLLWGGNFVIGRAVSGDIPPITLAFLRWIVAFLVFFPIAYQRTKKEWPALRQHWDAVIILALTGVAAFNTLVYIGLHYTTSINASLMNSSTPIIIYILSFIFLKERLTKFQLTGTLLSLAGVLFIISGGSLQSLLSFSFNKGDLIVIIAVVCWSVYSLLIKKYAGKLPGYSTFLVTIAIGAIMLLPFALYEQLTTSQAIVWNASTIGAIIYVGIIASIIAFLSWNTGVVSLGANKAGIYLNFIPVFATIFAVLFLNEQLLLAQVIGGIAVIAGVFISAIK
- a CDS encoding S66 peptidase family protein, with the translated sequence MKIRPARLQHGDTVGLVNLSSPLKIESLGDKLAFLEELGLKYKLGNTVQAYEGYLAGTDEERIKDFHQMIVDPEVKAVFLLTGGYGVSRIIDKISYPLIEDNPKIIWGFSDVTALHTQVNEFANLVTFHGPMMSSPKGELDTLSKKMFQQLFQPIEIQYTESISPLTTVVPGVVRGELTGGNLNRIVSTLGTKFEIDVRNKILLLEDIGETIEQIDLMLNQLRLSRKLELAAGFVIADFNMSDDTYSYEDVLKVIEGYLKPFNKPVLAGFKIGHCEPNIAIPLGVDVILDADEKALRILPGVE
- the nagB gene encoding glucosamine-6-phosphate deaminase, with the protein product MNVATNLKWIEAANYDEMSKIAATIFIDQLKKNNATVLGLATGGTPEGFYKELVAAYKEGKISFAQAKSFNLDEYIGINPANESSYHYYMDHHLFHHIDMKRENINLPAGNKTNLEKAAAEYDAMIKAAGNIDIQLLGIGVNGHIGFNEPGTSFDLGTNIVELAQSTREANQVYFDSIDDVPTHAITMGIKTILSSKKIVLLISGASKQEAFDRLRSGIVTEDFPASALHNHPDVTVIYTDVK